A window of the Tachyglossus aculeatus isolate mTacAcu1 chromosome 2, mTacAcu1.pri, whole genome shotgun sequence genome harbors these coding sequences:
- the RPL14 gene encoding 60S ribosomal protein L14: MVFKRYVEIGRVAYISFGPHAGKLVAIVDVIDQNRALVDGPCSGVRRQALPFKCMQLTDFVLKFPHSARQKYVRAAWEKEKINEKWTATRWAKKIEAREKKAKMTDFDRYKVMKAKKMRNRIIKHEVKKLQKAPSKRAAAKRAAAKKASVKEAPVEKAPVQKVPAKKAPAKKAPVKKAPVKKA; this comes from the exons ATG GTATTCAAGCGCTACGTCGAGATTGGCCGGGTGGCCTACATTTCCTTCGGCCCACATGCCGGGAAGTTGGTGGCAATAGTGGACGTCATTGACCAGAACAGG GCTTTGGTTGATGGCCCCTGCAGTGGTGTGAGAAGACAGGCTTTGCCCTTCAAATGCATGCAACTCACTGACTTCGTTCTCAAATTTCCGCACAG TGCTCGTCAGAAGTATGTTCGAGCTGcttgggagaaggaaaagattAACGAGAAATGGACAGCTACGAGATGGGCCAAGAAGATTGAAGCCCGAGaaaag AAAGCCAAGATGACAGACTTTGATCGTTACAAGGTCATGAAGGCAAAGAAAATG AGGAACAGAATCATCAAGCATGAAGTTAAGAAGCTCCAAAAGGCACCTTCCAAGAGAGCAGCTGCCAAAAGAGCCGCTGCCAAGAAGGCATCTGTCAAGGAGGCCCCTGTCGAGAAAGCACCTGTCCAGAAAGTCCCTGCCAAGAAAGCCCCCGCCAAGAAGGCCCCCGTCAAAAAGGCCCCTGTCAAGAAGGCATAA